Proteins from a genomic interval of Methanofollis formosanus:
- a CDS encoding Ig-like domain-containing protein gives MNKSTGIICLILLTLLIAPAAAATLYVDDDGGEGVYTTIGAAVTAAADGDGIIVKDGTYTENVQVDKLLCICSENGAGAVTVTAASPAKPVFNLAANGVTVEGFTVCGPGDWGGVEIVGFKDCTVRKNDVSGCYNGIHIGGDASGNTVEENYCHENDKRGLSVRDTATGNLLFNNTCEKNAEDQICIKDAANNNIIWANAFNGTVELRTANIYHSSAEVTYTYGSKACTGHVGNYYSRYTGADADTNGIGDTPMSFGTYKDEYPMMGLWRNGEITGGPIDPADLVIAIAGAPGCTGEGADVAFEDTVTVTNNGTATAEAFSVFLYATLTSEEEIVVGNLTVESLAGGGAAADLTFTWEPPRREMKMLRAVVDAGEVVTETNETNNEATFTITPPSYGGTTEVTVIKHAENGTVVNSTTVHFRWMERNLPVLGDGKTRYYHQGPVFENEWKMVHPNEPYDKWNPTEDVNLVDYGVMRGTDVRDLCDLVGGMTPGDRITVRARDGWKVSFGYVNIYEYEARQGPLVLTWEADGKKVPGGYRDGMRVFFFADNSTNPHGWHVFGIDDMVNCLRPSDWHFYEDEPSPKGISTKFVKEIHIYTRDPPAVERIVVKPELADVFAGEVQQFVAICYDQYDDVMKNIPVTWSFSNETVGEIEQDGLYTGHAIGTAHVVATVEGVNGTATVFPTEIVAWADPCESAAGWTGTNFLVNDAKFHEGRNSISSGWSTKNSLAERTIIFPERATTLSFDAYVYLDRTVDGDWAKIFLDDTEIVEGKNDGSMWKNYVIDISGYAPGEHTFRLQTHFNESSSKYRYLSVGVDDIRLMAARDVPTGPPVATLYVDDDGGDGIYTTISDAVAASNAGDTIVVKDGVYTENVLVDKLLVIRTENGAGAVTVTAATTGKPVFDVNADGVTVEGFAVRGPTDEHVAGIEIVGFDDCIVRKNDCAGCYNGIHLGGDATGNTVEENYCHENSKRGLSLRDTVAGNLVFNNTCENNAEAEICIKDSAKGNTVWANAFLGPVEIKTANTYHSPEEVTYTYRGGEYTGYVGNHYSRYTGIDDDTNGIGDTSMSFGTYKDDYPMMGEWQNGVISAPAPELTTITLDPTTAGMTVGDGRQFTATARNQYGEEIAGTKFTWTSSNNAVATVNATGYVEAVAAGTATITATSGEVSGTAEVTVSLAPAELTTIVIEPATASLTVGDGRQFTATARNQYGEEIAETTFTWTSSNTAGATVNATGYVEAVAAGTATITATSGEVSGTAEVTVSAAPSPEFTALTLKKGWNFVSVPRTLAPGNDTALIFADVDSAGHSILAFDAAAGLWKTLGENDIVRPLDGIWVYAAESTTVEITVDPAKPATPPTKHLAEGWNAIGFSDIAPEPARDALTSVKDTWAILIGFDAEKQAYEHSAINGATGTHADTCPMIPGKGYWLYMRADGTLAAIST, from the coding sequence ATGAATAAATCAACTGGAATTATCTGTCTTATTCTGCTCACCCTCCTCATCGCCCCCGCTGCAGCGGCGACGCTGTATGTCGACGACGACGGTGGCGAGGGAGTCTACACGACTATCGGGGCGGCGGTCACGGCTGCCGCCGATGGAGACGGCATCATCGTGAAGGACGGCACCTACACCGAGAACGTGCAGGTGGACAAACTGCTCTGCATCTGCTCCGAGAACGGCGCCGGTGCAGTCACCGTCACCGCTGCCTCTCCCGCAAAACCAGTCTTCAACCTCGCCGCCAACGGCGTGACGGTCGAAGGATTCACGGTCTGCGGACCGGGCGACTGGGGCGGCGTGGAGATCGTCGGGTTCAAAGACTGCACCGTCAGGAAGAATGACGTTTCAGGCTGCTACAACGGCATTCACATCGGCGGCGACGCCTCAGGCAACACCGTTGAGGAGAACTATTGCCACGAGAACGACAAACGTGGTCTTAGTGTCCGCGACACCGCTACCGGCAACCTCCTCTTCAACAACACCTGCGAGAAGAACGCCGAAGACCAGATCTGCATCAAGGACGCAGCGAATAACAATATCATCTGGGCCAACGCCTTCAACGGCACTGTTGAACTCCGCACGGCGAACATCTATCACTCGTCGGCAGAGGTGACATACACCTATGGTTCGAAAGCGTGCACCGGCCATGTCGGCAACTATTACAGCCGGTACACCGGCGCAGACGCCGACACCAACGGCATCGGCGACACACCCATGTCCTTTGGTACCTATAAGGACGAGTACCCGATGATGGGACTCTGGCGGAACGGCGAGATCACCGGCGGGCCCATCGACCCGGCCGACCTCGTCATTGCCATTGCGGGTGCGCCGGGCTGCACGGGGGAGGGTGCGGACGTTGCGTTCGAGGATACGGTGACGGTCACCAACAACGGGACCGCGACCGCAGAGGCGTTCTCGGTCTTTTTGTATGCCACTCTTACATCGGAGGAGGAGATCGTCGTCGGGAACCTGACCGTCGAGAGCCTTGCCGGCGGCGGGGCGGCGGCGGACCTCACGTTCACCTGGGAACCGCCGCGGCGCGAGATGAAGATGCTGCGAGCGGTCGTCGATGCAGGTGAAGTGGTGACGGAGACGAACGAGACGAACAACGAGGCAACCTTCACCATCACGCCGCCCAGTTATGGTGGGACGACCGAGGTCACCGTCATCAAACATGCAGAGAACGGCACCGTCGTCAACTCAACGACCGTGCATTTCAGATGGATGGAACGCAACCTCCCGGTCCTCGGCGACGGCAAGACCAGGTATTATCACCAGGGACCGGTCTTCGAGAACGAGTGGAAAATGGTCCATCCGAACGAGCCCTACGACAAGTGGAATCCGACCGAGGACGTCAACCTCGTCGATTACGGCGTCATGAGAGGGACGGATGTCCGGGATCTCTGCGACCTCGTCGGTGGCATGACACCGGGCGACCGGATCACCGTCAGGGCACGGGACGGGTGGAAGGTGTCGTTCGGGTATGTGAATATCTATGAATACGAGGCAAGGCAGGGGCCTCTGGTCCTCACCTGGGAGGCCGACGGCAAAAAGGTGCCAGGAGGATACCGAGACGGGATGAGGGTCTTCTTCTTCGCCGACAACTCAACCAACCCGCACGGATGGCATGTCTTCGGCATCGACGACATGGTCAACTGTCTCAGGCCGTCAGACTGGCACTTCTACGAGGACGAACCATCACCCAAGGGTATTTCGACGAAGTTCGTCAAAGAGATCCATATCTATACCCGTGATCCACCGGCCGTCGAGCGGATCGTCGTCAAACCGGAACTGGCAGATGTCTTTGCCGGGGAGGTGCAGCAGTTCGTAGCCATATGCTACGACCAGTACGACGATGTTATGAAGAATATCCCGGTCACCTGGTCGTTCAGCAACGAAACGGTCGGCGAGATCGAACAGGACGGACTGTACACAGGACACGCCATCGGTACCGCTCACGTCGTCGCAACAGTAGAGGGCGTTAACGGGACCGCAACCGTCTTCCCGACCGAGATCGTTGCATGGGCAGACCCATGCGAGTCGGCCGCAGGATGGACCGGGACGAACTTCTTGGTGAATGATGCCAAGTTCCATGAAGGAAGGAACAGCATCAGTTCGGGCTGGTCGACGAAGAATTCCCTGGCAGAGCGGACGATCATCTTCCCGGAGAGGGCGACCACCCTCAGTTTCGACGCCTATGTGTACCTGGATAGGACCGTCGACGGAGACTGGGCGAAGATCTTCCTGGACGACACGGAGATCGTCGAAGGAAAGAATGACGGGAGCATGTGGAAAAACTACGTCATCGACATCTCAGGATATGCACCGGGTGAGCACACCTTCAGGCTGCAGACCCATTTCAATGAGAGCAGCAGTAAATACCGGTACCTCAGCGTCGGTGTCGATGATATCAGGCTGATGGCGGCACGAGATGTTCCGACAGGGCCCCCGGTGGCGACGCTGTATGTCGACGACGACGGCGGGGATGGGATCTACACCACTATCTCCGATGCGGTCGCGGCCTCGAACGCCGGCGACACCATCGTCGTGAAGGACGGCGTCTACACCGAGAACGTGCTGGTGGACAAACTGCTCGTCATCCGCACCGAGAACGGCGCCGGCGCCGTGACCGTCACGGCCGCGACCACCGGCAAACCGGTCTTCGACGTCAACGCCGACGGCGTGACCGTCGAAGGCTTTGCGGTCCGCGGGCCGACCGACGAGCACGTCGCGGGCATCGAGATCGTCGGGTTCGACGACTGCATCGTCAGGAAGAACGACTGCGCCGGGTGCTACAACGGCATCCACCTCGGCGGCGACGCCACCGGCAACACCGTCGAAGAGAACTATTGTCACGAGAACAGCAAGCGCGGCCTCAGCCTCCGCGACACCGTCGCCGGCAATCTCGTCTTCAACAACACCTGCGAGAACAACGCTGAAGCCGAGATCTGCATCAAAGACTCGGCAAAGGGCAACACCGTCTGGGCCAACGCCTTCCTCGGCCCCGTCGAGATCAAGACCGCCAACACCTACCACTCGCCCGAAGAGGTGACCTACACCTACCGCGGCGGCGAGTACACCGGCTACGTCGGGAACCACTACAGCAGATACACCGGCATCGACGACGACACAAACGGCATCGGCGACACCTCGATGTCCTTCGGCACCTACAAGGACGATTACCCGATGATGGGCGAGTGGCAGAATGGTGTGATCAGTGCACCTGCTCCCGAACTCACCACCATCACCCTCGACCCGACCACCGCCGGCATGACCGTCGGTGACGGCCGGCAGTTCACGGCGACCGCCCGCAACCAGTACGGCGAAGAGATCGCAGGGACCAAGTTCACCTGGACGAGCAGCAACAACGCCGTCGCAACCGTCAACGCTACCGGGTACGTCGAGGCGGTCGCCGCAGGCACCGCAACCATCACCGCCACGAGCGGCGAGGTCAGCGGAACCGCCGAGGTGACGGTGAGCCTCGCACCCGCAGAACTCACCACCATCGTCATCGAACCGGCCACCGCCAGCCTGACCGTCGGTGACGGCCGGCAGTTCACCGCCACCGCCCGCAACCAGTACGGCGAGGAGATCGCAGAGACCACGTTCACCTGGACGAGCAGCAACACTGCCGGCGCAACCGTCAACGCAACCGGATACGTCGAGGCGGTCGCCGCGGGCACCGCGACCATCACCGCGACGAGTGGAGAGGTCAGCGGAACCGCCGAAGTGACGGTGAGTGCTGCACCTTCACCCGAATTCACCGCCCTCACTCTCAAGAAGGGATGGAACTTCGTCTCCGTCCCGCGGACCCTCGCACCCGGCAACGACACCGCTCTGATCTTCGCGGACGTCGACTCCGCCGGCCACTCCATCCTCGCCTTCGACGCCGCCGCAGGACTCTGGAAGACCCTCGGCGAGAACGACATCGTCCGGCCCCTCGACGGCATCTGGGTCTACGCAGCAGAGAGCACCACCGTCGAAATCACCGTCGACCCCGCAAAACCCGCGACCCCCCCGACAAAGCACCTCGCAGAAGGATGGAACGCCATCGGGTTCTCAGACATCGCGCCAGAACCCGCCAGAGACGCCCTCACATCCGTGAAAGACACCTGGGCCATCCTCATCGGATTCGACGCAGAAAAGCAGGCATACGAACACTCGGCCATCAACGGCGCCACCGGCACCCACGCCGACACCTGCCCCATGATACCGGGCAAGGGATACTGGCTGTACATGCGTGCCGACGGAACCCTGGCGGCCATCAGCACCTAA
- a CDS encoding NosD domain-containing protein — translation MNKSTGIICLILLTLLIAPAAAATLYVDDNGGEGIYTTIGEAITAAADGDCIVVRDGAYTENVQVDKQLCIRSENGASAVTVTAAAATKPVFNLAANGVTIEGFTVCGPGDWGAIEIVGFNDCIVRKNDCSGCYNGIHLGGAATNNTIEENYCHENDKRGLSVRDTANANLLVNNTCEKNAEDEICIKDAAKNNVIWANAFNGTVELRTANIYHSSAEVAYTYGSKAFTGYVGNYYSRYTGADADTNGIGDTPMSFGTYKDEYPMMGLWRNGEITGGPTTPVGPTTRYVDASGGTAYATINDAVAASNPGDTIIVKDGAYTENVQVDKDLVIRSENGASAVTVTAAAATKPVFNLAANGVKVEGFTVCGPSDWGGVEIVGFNDCTVRKNDVSGCYNGIHLGGAATNNTVDENYCHENDKRGLSVRDTANVNLLVNNICEKNGEDEICIKDAAKNNIIWANAFNGTVELRTANTYHSPEEVAYIYGSKAFTGYVGNYYTRYTGADADTNGIGDTPMSFGTYKDEYPMMGLWRNGEITGGPIGAATLYVDDDGGEGVYTTISDAVAASNAGDTVVVRDGAYTENVQVDKQLCIRSENGAGAVTVTAASPTKPVFNLAANGVTLEGFTFCGPSDWGGIEVVGFNDCTVRKNDVSGCYNGIHIGETATNNTVEENYCHENDKRGLSVRDTANANILVNNTCEKNGEDEICIKDAAKNNVIWANAFNGTVELRTANTYHSPEEVAYTYGTKACTGYVGNYYSRYTGADADTNGIGDTSMSFGTYKDDYPMMGLWRNGEITGGPVQESKTWYVDKAGGEGVYTSIGAAVTAAAEGDIIVVRDGTYTENVQVDKQLCISSENGASTVTVTAASPTKPAFNLAADGVILEGFTVCGPSDWGGIEIVGFNDCIVRKNDCSGCYNGIHIGGNATGNTVEENYCHENNKRGLSVRDTANANILVNNTCEKNNDDEICIKDVAKNNVIWANTFNGTVELRTANTYHSPEEVAYTYGAKTFTAYVGNYYSRYTGTDADTNGIGDTPMSFGVYKDEYPMMGLWKNGTITGGKTGPTTLYVDDDGSADFTTIQAAINASAAGDIIIVRDGTYTENVYVDKELLTIKSENGSASTRVLAADPANNVFTIVRKSVNITGFTIKGANSSTAFKAGVRISASYCSVTENTCTDCMHGIQIKGKNNTVTGNNCVYCPGNGIWLDQFTGNNTVVNNTCSHSRNGIKLDYSSHNEIYLNNFVDNKYNELCGYLSASTWNTTEPITYTYRGKTFTNYLGNYYGHYTGKDAFGDGIGDTPYFARNNGGTDHAPLMGAWKDGTIESSGPLTFYVDDDGGEGVYTTISEAVREAIAGDIIIIRNGTYTENVLVDKQLCIRSENGTSAVTVTAAAASKPVFDVDADGVTVEGFTIRGPTNEHIAGIEIVGFDNGTFRKNDCSGCYNGIHLGGDATGNTVEENYCHDNTRRGISLRDSVHDNLVFNNICEQNTDDQICVKDTPKDNIIWANTFKGSVELLTANTYHSPAEVTYIYGRDTFTSYVGNYYSQYTGTDADTNGIGDTPMSFGTYKDEYPMMGSWQNGTITGGPMDPRTWYVDDDGSADFTTIQEALNEALPGDTISVLPGTYSRFNVNKPHITIMSRDGAESVIVDCQGSQGLKIPESNSYDATGTVLDDLTFLNGRPSFYLGYYGPANDSVVRNCVLEEIALQVYLKGNNLTLDDNTFMNTTGSPVSVVYLRDSTDCNVIDNTFMNITTRYGIMYLRGTATTNNIISGNTFDTGGNSFFFREAGDGNQIFLNNNVSSVGLREGTTAPNVTHWNATAPVTYTYHGVEHTGYLGNFWSNCTGEDTNDDGVINTAYELPDGLGTDHAPLMGTWQDGVISASAPELTAITLVPATAGMTVGDGQQFAATAYDQYGEEIAETEFTWTSSNTAVATVNATGYVEALTAGTATITATSGEVSGTAEVTVSTEPSELTTIVIAPATAGMTVGDGQQFTATAYDQYGEEIAETAFTWTSSNTAVATVNATGYVEAVAAGTATITAASGEVSGTAEVTVSAEPSSEFTSITLKKGWNFISVPRTLAPGTDTAAIFADVESAGHSILAFDAAAGLWKTLGENDTVSPLDGIWVYAAQSTTVELTVDPAKPVTPPTKHLSEGWNAIGFSDIEPAAAKDALISVKENWAILIGYDAESQAYEHSAINGAVGSHTDTLPMIPGKGYWLFLRADGTLAAIST, via the coding sequence ATGAATAAATCAACTGGAATTATCTGTCTTATTCTGCTTACCCTCCTCATCGCCCCCGCTGCAGCGGCGACGCTGTATGTCGACGACAACGGCGGCGAAGGGATCTACACGACCATCGGCGAGGCCATCACGGCCGCCGCCGATGGAGACTGCATCGTCGTCCGAGACGGCGCCTACACCGAGAACGTGCAGGTGGACAAACAACTCTGCATCCGCTCCGAGAACGGCGCGTCGGCCGTCACCGTCACCGCCGCAGCCGCCACAAAACCGGTCTTCAACCTCGCCGCCAACGGCGTGACCATCGAAGGCTTCACGGTCTGCGGACCGGGTGACTGGGGTGCGATCGAGATCGTCGGGTTCAACGATTGCATCGTCAGGAAGAACGACTGTTCGGGTTGCTACAACGGCATTCACCTCGGCGGAGCGGCGACGAACAACACCATTGAGGAGAACTATTGCCACGAGAACGACAAGCGCGGCCTCAGTGTCCGCGACACCGCCAACGCCAACCTCCTCGTCAACAACACCTGTGAGAAGAACGCTGAAGACGAGATCTGCATCAAGGACGCAGCGAAGAACAACGTCATCTGGGCAAACGCCTTCAACGGGACTGTTGAACTCCGCACGGCGAACATCTATCACTCGTCGGCAGAGGTAGCCTACACCTATGGTTCGAAAGCCTTCACCGGCTATGTCGGGAACTATTACAGCCGGTACACCGGCGCGGACGCCGACACGAACGGTATCGGCGACACACCCATGTCCTTTGGTACCTATAAGGACGAGTACCCGATGATGGGGCTCTGGCGGAACGGTGAGATCACCGGCGGGCCGACCACCCCGGTCGGTCCCACGACCCGGTACGTCGATGCCAGCGGGGGCACCGCCTACGCCACGATAAATGATGCAGTCGCGGCCTCGAACCCCGGCGACACCATCATCGTGAAGGACGGCGCCTACACCGAGAACGTGCAGGTGGACAAAGATCTCGTCATCCGCTCCGAGAACGGGGCGTCGGCCGTCACCGTCACCGCCGCAGCCGCCACAAAACCGGTCTTCAACCTCGCCGCCAACGGCGTGAAGGTCGAAGGATTCACGGTCTGCGGCCCGAGCGACTGGGGTGGCGTGGAGATCGTCGGGTTCAACGATTGCACGGTCAGGAAGAACGACGTTTCAGGCTGCTACAACGGCATTCACCTCGGCGGAGCTGCGACGAACAACACCGTCGATGAGAACTATTGCCACGAGAACGACAAGCGCGGCCTCAGTGTCCGCGACACCGCCAACGTCAACCTCCTCGTCAACAACATCTGTGAGAAGAACGGAGAAGACGAGATCTGCATCAAGGACGCAGCGAAGAACAACATCATCTGGGCAAACGCCTTCAACGGAACCGTCGAACTCAGAACCGCAAACACCTACCACTCCCCAGAAGAAGTGGCCTACATCTATGGTTCGAAAGCCTTCACCGGCTATGTCGGGAACTATTACACCCGGTACACCGGCGCGGACGCCGACACCAACGGCATCGGCGACACACCGATGTCATTCGGCACCTACAAGGACGAGTACCCGATGATGGGGCTCTGGCGGAACGGTGAGATCACCGGCGGGCCGATTGGTGCGGCGACGCTGTATGTCGACGACGACGGCGGCGAAGGCGTCTACACCACCATCTCTGATGCGGTCGCGGCCTCGAACGCCGGCGACACCGTCGTCGTCCGCGACGGCGCCTACACCGAGAACGTGCAGGTGGACAAACAACTCTGCATCCGCTCCGAGAACGGCGCCGGCGCCGTGACGGTCACCGCCGCCTCCCCCACCAAACCGGTCTTCAACCTCGCCGCCAACGGCGTGACCCTCGAAGGCTTCACGTTCTGCGGCCCCAGTGACTGGGGCGGGATCGAGGTCGTCGGGTTCAATGACTGCACGGTCAGGAAGAACGACGTTTCAGGCTGCTACAACGGCATTCACATCGGTGAAACAGCGACGAACAACACCGTCGAAGAAAACTATTGCCACGAGAACGACAAGCGTGGTCTCAGTGTCCGCGACACCGCAAACGCCAACATCCTCGTCAACAACACCTGCGAGAAGAACGGAGAGGACGAGATCTGCATCAAGGACGCAGCGAAGAACAACGTCATCTGGGCCAACGCCTTCAACGGAACCGTCGAACTCCGCACGGCGAACACCTACCACTCCCCAGAAGAAGTGGCCTACACCTACGGTACGAAGGCGTGCACCGGCTATGTCGGGAACTACTACAGCCGGTACACCGGCGCGGACGCCGACACCAACGGTATCGGCGACACCTCGATGTCCTTTGGTACCTACAAGGACGACTACCCCATGATGGGCCTCTGGCGGAACGGCGAGATCACCGGCGGGCCGGTGCAGGAGTCGAAGACATGGTATGTCGATAAAGCCGGCGGCGAGGGAGTCTACACCTCCATCGGGGCGGCGGTCACGGCCGCCGCCGAGGGTGACATTATCGTCGTCCGCGACGGCACCTACACCGAGAACGTGCAGGTGGACAAACAACTCTGCATCAGCTCCGAGAACGGTGCGTCGACAGTCACCGTCACCGCTGCCTCCCCCACAAAACCGGCCTTCAACCTCGCCGCCGACGGCGTGATCCTCGAAGGCTTCACGGTCTGCGGCCCCAGTGACTGGGGCGGCATTGAGATCGTCGGGTTCAACGATTGCATCGTCAGGAAGAACGACTGTTCGGGGTGCTACAACGGCATCCACATCGGCGGCAACGCCACCGGCAACACCGTCGAAGAGAATTATTGTCACGAGAACAACAAACGCGGTCTCAGTGTCCGCGACACCGCCAACGCCAACATCCTCGTCAACAACACCTGCGAGAAGAACAACGACGACGAGATCTGCATCAAGGACGTAGCGAAGAACAACGTCATCTGGGCCAACACCTTCAACGGAACCGTCGAACTCAGAACTGCAAACACCTATCACTCACCAGAAGAAGTAGCCTACACCTACGGCGCGAAGACCTTCACCGCCTATGTCGGGAATTACTACAGCCGGTACACCGGCACCGACGCCGACACCAACGGCATCGGCGACACACCCATGTCCTTCGGCGTCTACAAGGACGAGTACCCGATGATGGGGCTCTGGAAGAACGGCACGATCACCGGCGGAAAGACGGGTCCGACGACGCTGTATGTCGACGACGACGGCAGCGCCGACTTCACCACCATCCAGGCGGCGATCAACGCCTCCGCTGCAGGCGACATCATCATCGTCAGGGACGGCACCTACACCGAGAACGTGTACGTCGACAAAGAGCTGCTGACAATCAAGTCTGAGAACGGTTCTGCATCGACAAGGGTCCTAGCAGCGGACCCAGCCAACAATGTCTTTACGATTGTCAGGAAATCTGTGAATATCACGGGATTTACGATCAAGGGAGCAAACTCCTCAACTGCCTTCAAGGCAGGGGTCCGCATCTCTGCCTCATACTGCTCGGTCACAGAAAATACCTGTACTGATTGCATGCACGGCATCCAGATTAAGGGCAAAAATAACACCGTAACCGGGAACAACTGCGTTTACTGCCCTGGAAACGGCATCTGGCTAGATCAGTTCACCGGGAACAACACCGTGGTGAACAACACCTGTTCCCACAGCCGTAACGGCATTAAACTGGACTATTCAAGTCACAATGAGATCTATCTCAATAATTTCGTGGACAATAAATATAACGAACTCTGTGGTTACCTTTCTGCCAGTACCTGGAACACCACCGAGCCGATAACCTACACATACCGCGGCAAGACGTTCACCAACTATCTCGGCAACTACTACGGACATTACACCGGCAAGGATGCCTTCGGCGATGGGATCGGCGACACCCCCTATTTCGCCCGCAACAACGGCGGCACCGACCACGCACCCCTGATGGGGGCGTGGAAGGACGGCACCATAGAGTCGTCCGGCCCCCTGACCTTCTATGTCGACGATGACGGTGGCGAGGGAGTCTACACCACCATCAGCGAGGCGGTCAGAGAAGCCATCGCAGGCGACATCATCATCATCAGGAACGGCACCTACACCGAGAACGTGCTGGTGGACAAACAACTCTGCATCCGCTCCGAGAACGGCACTTCGGCTGTCACCGTCACGGCCGCCGCCGCCTCCAAACCGGTCTTCGACGTCGATGCCGACGGTGTGACCGTGGAGGGCTTCACGATCCGCGGCCCGACGAACGAACACATCGCGGGCATCGAGATCGTCGGATTCGACAACGGTACCTTCAGGAAGAACGACTGTTCGGGGTGCTACAACGGCATCCATCTCGGCGGCGACGCAACCGGCAACACCGTCGAGGAGAACTATTGTCACGATAACACCAGGCGCGGCATCAGTCTCCGCGACAGTGTCCACGACAACCTGGTCTTCAACAACATCTGCGAGCAGAACACCGACGACCAGATCTGCGTCAAGGACACACCGAAAGACAACATCATCTGGGCCAACACCTTCAAAGGCTCCGTCGAACTCCTCACGGCAAACACCTACCATTCACCCGCCGAAGTGACCTACATCTACGGGCGTGACACCTTCACCAGTTATGTCGGGAACTATTACAGCCAGTACACCGGCACCGACGCCGACACGAACGGCATCGGCGACACTCCGATGTCCTTTGGCACCTATAAGGACGAGTACCCGATGATGGGCTCATGGCAGAACGGCACGATCACCGGCGGGCCGATGGATCCCAGAACCTGGTACGTCGACGACGACGGCAGCGCCGATTTCACCACCATCCAGGAAGCGCTCAACGAGGCATTGCCAGGCGATACGATCTCCGTCCTGCCGGGCACCTATTCAAGATTCAATGTCAACAAACCTCACATAACCATCATGAGCAGAGATGGGGCCGAATCGGTCATCGTGGACTGCCAGGGCAGTCAGGGCCTCAAGATCCCTGAAAGTAACAGTTATGACGCCACAGGGACAGTCCTCGACGACCTGACATTTCTCAATGGAAGGCCGAGTTTCTACTTAGGATATTATGGCCCGGCCAACGATTCGGTTGTCAGAAACTGCGTACTCGAAGAAATCGCACTCCAGGTCTATCTAAAAGGCAACAATCTCACGCTCGATGATAACACTTTCATGAATACGACAGGATCTCCCGTATCTGTCGTGTATTTGAGAGATTCAACAGACTGCAACGTCATCGACAACACATTCATGAACATTACAACGCGCTACGGGATCATGTACCTCCGCGGCACGGCTACTACCAACAACATCATCAGCGGAAACACCTTCGATACCGGCGGAAATTCCTTCTTCTTCCGTGAAGCCGGCGACGGGAACCAGATTTTCCTGAACAACAACGTCTCGAGCGTCGGCCTCCGGGAGGGCACCACCGCCCCGAACGTCACCCACTGGAACGCCACCGCTCCCGTCACCTACACCTACCATGGCGTTGAACACACCGGCTATCTCGGGAACTTCTGGTCCAACTGCACCGGTGAGGACACCAACGACGACGGCGTCATCAACACCGCGTACGAACTCCCCGACGGCCTGGGCACCGACCACGCACCCCTGATGGGCACCTGGCAGGATGGTGTGATCAGTGCATCTGCTCCCGAACTCACCGCCATCACCCTCGTACCGGCCACCGCCGGTATGACCGTCGGTGACGGGCAGCAGTTCGCCGCAACCGCCTACGACCAGTACGGCGAGGAGATCGCAGAGACCGAGTTCACCTGGACGAGCAGCAACACCGCCGTCGCAACCGTGAATGCCACCGGATACGTCGAGGCGCTCACCGCCGGCACCGCGACCATCACCGCCACGAGCGGCGAGGTCAGTGGCACCGCCGAAGTGACGGTGAGCACCGAACCGTCTGAACTCACCACCATCGTCATCGCCCCGGCCACCGCCGGCATGACCGTCGGTGACGGGCAGCAGTTCACCGCGACCGCCTACGACCAGTACGGCGAGGAGATCGCAGAGACCGCGTTCACCTGGACGAGCAGCAACACCGCCGTCGCAACCGTGAACGCCACCGGCTATGTCGAGGCAGTCGCTGCCGGCACCGCAACCATCACCGCCGCGAGCGGCGAGGTCAGCGGCACCGCCGAAGTGACGGTGAGTGCAGAACCGTCGTCCGAGTTCACCAGCATCACCCTCAAGAAGGGATGGAACTTTATCTCGGTCCCGCGGACCCTCGCACCGGGCACCGACACCGCCGCGATCTTCGCAGACGTCGAATCCGCCGGCCACTCCATCCTCGCCTTCGACGCCGCCGCAGGACTCTGGAAGACCCTCGGCGAGAACGACACGGTCAGCCCCCTCGACGGCATCTGGGTCTACGCCGCCCAGAGCACCACCGTCGAACTCACCGTCGACCCGGCAAAACCCGTGACACCGCCGACAAAGCACCTCTCCGAGGGATGGAACGCCATCGGGTTCTCAGACATCGAACCGGCAGCGGCAAAGGACGCACTCATCTCCGTCAAGGAGAACTGGGCCATCCTCATCGGCTATGACGCCGAGAGCCAGGCATACGAACACTCGGCCATCAACGGCGCCGTCGGAAGCCACACCGACACCCTCCCCATGATACCGGGCAAGGGATACTGGCTGTTCCTCAGGGCGGACGGCACCCTGGCGGCCATCAGCACCTAA